A portion of the Bombus pascuorum chromosome 8, iyBomPasc1.1, whole genome shotgun sequence genome contains these proteins:
- the LOC132909889 gene encoding transmembrane and coiled-coil domains protein 2 isoform X1, translated as MNFDARQFVIFFKINIFAKGMANLMITTSSKNSSRSTSPNRGNTLTSPQQFSATLEHISKARNASLSQTGEGSTGSGSSGGGGSFSMKGSRQKSPGTVIRVDAMDEPNTNLITAEQDEFVPNIHLPADDEGEQYHATQSFLSNGSSELITDDVDSNSARVCQAIEHIQSKIAKTRELIRIEQTTRDENVNEYLKLAANADKQQLTRIKAVFEKKNQKSAHSISQLQKKLDSYTKKLKHYELNGAPTSHRQPREVLRDMGQGLKNVGGNIRVGISGFSGSVMSKPREFAHLIKNKFGSADNINTLSHGSTFYVNDTPRAGNGDNASVEDEKAHHGSATLPGGCSLGSTHSAAAMKFPSEEGSECSSVTSESGPGSRGQAHTCHSSNNAALSLKSIFSELQEHRENLERMKDKLEGLKSLQQEVTYLSHALQEERFRCERLEEQINDLTELHQNEVENLKQTITDMEEKVQYQSEDRLRDIHEMLESCQTKICKMEHQQQQHQQYVTLEGLDNSNARALVVKLINVVLTVLQVILLLVATGAGIMMPFLRTSCTKPHCFMCRVRILTTTFVVLGIVFVLKQWPEVHDVGSHLMRHLKQTLAVK; from the exons atgaattttgatGCTAgacaatttgttattttcttcaaaataaatatttttg CAAAAGGAATGGCTAATTTGATGATAACTACGTCAAGTAAGAATAGTTCACGCAGTACATCACCTAACAGAGGAAATACATTGACCTCACCTCAGCAATTTTCAGCTACTTTGGAACATATTTCAAAAGCACGTAATGCTTCACT TTCCCAAACAGGGGAGGGTAGTACAGGCAGTGGAAGTAGTGGTGGTGGAGGCAGCTTCAGCATGAAAGGTAGTAGGCAAAAATCACCAGGAACTGTGATTCGAGTAGATGCTATGGATGAACCAAATACCAATTTAATCACTGCCGAACAAGACGAGTTTGTGCCAAATATTCACCTACCAGCCGATGATGAAGGA GAACAATATCATGCAACACAATCGTTCCTATCAAATGGCTCCTCTGAATTAATAACTGATGATGTTGACTCTAACTCTGCTCGTGTTTGTCAAGCTATTGAGCATATCCAAAGTAAAATTGCTAAAACACGAGAACTTATAAGAATAGAACAAACCACACGTGATG aaaatgtaaatgaatatcTAAAATTAGCTGCCAATGCAGACAAGCAACAGCTTACTCGAATCAAAGCagtatttgaaaagaaaaatcaaaaatcAGCGCACAGTATTTCTCAGCTCCAAAAAAAATTGGATAGTTAcacaaaaaaattaaaacattatgAATTAAATGGTGCACCTACAAGTCACAGACAACCCAGAGAAGTGCTTCGGGATATGGGACAAGGACTTAA AAACGTGGGTGGCAATATTAGGGTTGGAATCAGTGGTTTTTCAGG AAGTGTAATGTCCAAACCAAGAGAATTTgcacatttaataaaaaacaaatttggAAGTGCAGATAACATAAATACTTTATCTC ATGGCTCAACTTTTTATGTAAACGATACACCGCGTGCAGGTAATGGAGATAACGCTAGTGTTGAAGATGAAAAGGCTCATCATGGATCAGCGACGCTGCCTGGTGGTTGTAGTTTGGGATCAACTCATAGTGCTGCGGCAATGAAATTTCCATCCGAAGAAGGATCCGAATGCTCTAGTGTTACAAGTGAAAGCGGACCTGGTAGTAGGGGACAAGCACACACATGTCACAGTAGTAATAATGCTGCACTTAGTCTTAAATCTATTTTCTCAGAACTACAAGAACATAGAGAGAATTTGGAGAGAATGAAAGATAAATTAGAAGGTTTGAAG agTTTGCAACAAGAAGTGACATATCTTTCCCATGCTTTGCAAGAGGAACGTTTTAGATGCGAGCGTCTGGAAGaacaaattaatgatttaaCCGAACTGCACCAAAATGAAGTAGAAAACTTGAAACAAACTATAACAGATATGGAAGAAAAAGTGCAATATCAAAGTGAAGATCGATTAAGGGACATACACGAAATGTTGGAAAGTTGCCAaactaaaatttgtaaaatggaacatcaacaacaacaacatcaaCAATATGTCACTTTAGAGGGTCTGGATAATAGCAATGCAAGAGCGTTGGTTGTAAAGCTCATAAATGTAGTATTAACTGTGTTGCAAGTTATTCTACTTCTTGTTGCAACAGGTGCTGGTATAATGATGCCTTTCCTTAGGACCAG TTGTACTAAGCCTCATTGTTTCATGTGCAGGGTGCGCATATTAACAACTACGTTTGTTGTATTGGGCATAGTATTTGTGCTCAAACAATGGCCTGAGGTTCACGACGTCGGCAGTCACCTCATGCGCCATCTTAAACAGACTCTCGCCGTTAAGTAG
- the LOC132909889 gene encoding transmembrane and coiled-coil domains protein 2 isoform X2, which produces MNFDARQFVIFFKINIFAKGMANLMITTSSKNSSRSTSPNRGNTLTSPQQFSATLEHISKARNASLSQTGEGSTGSGSSGGGGSFSMKGSRQKSPGTVIRVDAMDEPNTNLITAEQDEFVPNIHLPADDEGEQYHATQSFLSNGSSELITDDVDSNSARVCQAIEHIQSKIAKTRELIRIEQTTRDENVNEYLKLAANADKQQLTRIKAVFEKKNQKSAHSISQLQKKLDSYTKKLKHYELNGAPTSHRQPREVLRDMGQGLKNVGGNIRVGISGFSGSVMSKPREFAHLIKNKFGSADNINTLSHGSTFYVNDTPRAGNGDNASVEDEKAHHGSATLPGGCSLGSTHSAAAMKFPSEEGSECSSVTSESGPGSRGQAHTCHSSNNAALSLKSIFSELQEHRENLERMKDKLEGLKSLQQEVTYLSHALQEERFRCERLEEQINDLTELHQNEVENLKQTITDMEEKVQYQSEDRLRDIHEMLESCQTKICKMEHQQQQHQQYVTLEGLDNSNARALVVKLINVVLTVLQVILLLVATGAGIMMPFLRTRVRILTTTFVVLGIVFVLKQWPEVHDVGSHLMRHLKQTLAVK; this is translated from the exons atgaattttgatGCTAgacaatttgttattttcttcaaaataaatatttttg CAAAAGGAATGGCTAATTTGATGATAACTACGTCAAGTAAGAATAGTTCACGCAGTACATCACCTAACAGAGGAAATACATTGACCTCACCTCAGCAATTTTCAGCTACTTTGGAACATATTTCAAAAGCACGTAATGCTTCACT TTCCCAAACAGGGGAGGGTAGTACAGGCAGTGGAAGTAGTGGTGGTGGAGGCAGCTTCAGCATGAAAGGTAGTAGGCAAAAATCACCAGGAACTGTGATTCGAGTAGATGCTATGGATGAACCAAATACCAATTTAATCACTGCCGAACAAGACGAGTTTGTGCCAAATATTCACCTACCAGCCGATGATGAAGGA GAACAATATCATGCAACACAATCGTTCCTATCAAATGGCTCCTCTGAATTAATAACTGATGATGTTGACTCTAACTCTGCTCGTGTTTGTCAAGCTATTGAGCATATCCAAAGTAAAATTGCTAAAACACGAGAACTTATAAGAATAGAACAAACCACACGTGATG aaaatgtaaatgaatatcTAAAATTAGCTGCCAATGCAGACAAGCAACAGCTTACTCGAATCAAAGCagtatttgaaaagaaaaatcaaaaatcAGCGCACAGTATTTCTCAGCTCCAAAAAAAATTGGATAGTTAcacaaaaaaattaaaacattatgAATTAAATGGTGCACCTACAAGTCACAGACAACCCAGAGAAGTGCTTCGGGATATGGGACAAGGACTTAA AAACGTGGGTGGCAATATTAGGGTTGGAATCAGTGGTTTTTCAGG AAGTGTAATGTCCAAACCAAGAGAATTTgcacatttaataaaaaacaaatttggAAGTGCAGATAACATAAATACTTTATCTC ATGGCTCAACTTTTTATGTAAACGATACACCGCGTGCAGGTAATGGAGATAACGCTAGTGTTGAAGATGAAAAGGCTCATCATGGATCAGCGACGCTGCCTGGTGGTTGTAGTTTGGGATCAACTCATAGTGCTGCGGCAATGAAATTTCCATCCGAAGAAGGATCCGAATGCTCTAGTGTTACAAGTGAAAGCGGACCTGGTAGTAGGGGACAAGCACACACATGTCACAGTAGTAATAATGCTGCACTTAGTCTTAAATCTATTTTCTCAGAACTACAAGAACATAGAGAGAATTTGGAGAGAATGAAAGATAAATTAGAAGGTTTGAAG agTTTGCAACAAGAAGTGACATATCTTTCCCATGCTTTGCAAGAGGAACGTTTTAGATGCGAGCGTCTGGAAGaacaaattaatgatttaaCCGAACTGCACCAAAATGAAGTAGAAAACTTGAAACAAACTATAACAGATATGGAAGAAAAAGTGCAATATCAAAGTGAAGATCGATTAAGGGACATACACGAAATGTTGGAAAGTTGCCAaactaaaatttgtaaaatggaacatcaacaacaacaacatcaaCAATATGTCACTTTAGAGGGTCTGGATAATAGCAATGCAAGAGCGTTGGTTGTAAAGCTCATAAATGTAGTATTAACTGTGTTGCAAGTTATTCTACTTCTTGTTGCAACAGGTGCTGGTATAATGATGCCTTTCCTTAGGACCAG GGTGCGCATATTAACAACTACGTTTGTTGTATTGGGCATAGTATTTGTGCTCAAACAATGGCCTGAGGTTCACGACGTCGGCAGTCACCTCATGCGCCATCTTAAACAGACTCTCGCCGTTAAGTAG
- the LOC132909889 gene encoding transmembrane and coiled-coil domains protein 2 isoform X4, whose amino-acid sequence MNFDARQFVIFFKINIFAKGMANLMITTSSKNSSRSTSPNRGNTLTSPQQFSATLEHISKARNASLSQTGEGSTGSGSSGGGGSFSMKGSRQKSPGTVIRVDAMDEPNTNLITAEQDEFVPNIHLPADDEGEQYHATQSFLSNGSSELITDDVDSNSARVCQAIEHIQSKIAKTRELIRIEQTTRDENVNEYLKLAANADKQQLTRIKAVFEKKNQKSAHSISQLQKKLDSYTKKLKHYELNGAPTSHRQPREVLRDMGQGLKSVMSKPREFAHLIKNKFGSADNINTLSHGSTFYVNDTPRAGNGDNASVEDEKAHHGSATLPGGCSLGSTHSAAAMKFPSEEGSECSSVTSESGPGSRGQAHTCHSSNNAALSLKSIFSELQEHRENLERMKDKLEGLKSLQQEVTYLSHALQEERFRCERLEEQINDLTELHQNEVENLKQTITDMEEKVQYQSEDRLRDIHEMLESCQTKICKMEHQQQQHQQYVTLEGLDNSNARALVVKLINVVLTVLQVILLLVATGAGIMMPFLRTSCTKPHCFMCRVRILTTTFVVLGIVFVLKQWPEVHDVGSHLMRHLKQTLAVK is encoded by the exons atgaattttgatGCTAgacaatttgttattttcttcaaaataaatatttttg CAAAAGGAATGGCTAATTTGATGATAACTACGTCAAGTAAGAATAGTTCACGCAGTACATCACCTAACAGAGGAAATACATTGACCTCACCTCAGCAATTTTCAGCTACTTTGGAACATATTTCAAAAGCACGTAATGCTTCACT TTCCCAAACAGGGGAGGGTAGTACAGGCAGTGGAAGTAGTGGTGGTGGAGGCAGCTTCAGCATGAAAGGTAGTAGGCAAAAATCACCAGGAACTGTGATTCGAGTAGATGCTATGGATGAACCAAATACCAATTTAATCACTGCCGAACAAGACGAGTTTGTGCCAAATATTCACCTACCAGCCGATGATGAAGGA GAACAATATCATGCAACACAATCGTTCCTATCAAATGGCTCCTCTGAATTAATAACTGATGATGTTGACTCTAACTCTGCTCGTGTTTGTCAAGCTATTGAGCATATCCAAAGTAAAATTGCTAAAACACGAGAACTTATAAGAATAGAACAAACCACACGTGATG aaaatgtaaatgaatatcTAAAATTAGCTGCCAATGCAGACAAGCAACAGCTTACTCGAATCAAAGCagtatttgaaaagaaaaatcaaaaatcAGCGCACAGTATTTCTCAGCTCCAAAAAAAATTGGATAGTTAcacaaaaaaattaaaacattatgAATTAAATGGTGCACCTACAAGTCACAGACAACCCAGAGAAGTGCTTCGGGATATGGGACAAGGACTTAA AAGTGTAATGTCCAAACCAAGAGAATTTgcacatttaataaaaaacaaatttggAAGTGCAGATAACATAAATACTTTATCTC ATGGCTCAACTTTTTATGTAAACGATACACCGCGTGCAGGTAATGGAGATAACGCTAGTGTTGAAGATGAAAAGGCTCATCATGGATCAGCGACGCTGCCTGGTGGTTGTAGTTTGGGATCAACTCATAGTGCTGCGGCAATGAAATTTCCATCCGAAGAAGGATCCGAATGCTCTAGTGTTACAAGTGAAAGCGGACCTGGTAGTAGGGGACAAGCACACACATGTCACAGTAGTAATAATGCTGCACTTAGTCTTAAATCTATTTTCTCAGAACTACAAGAACATAGAGAGAATTTGGAGAGAATGAAAGATAAATTAGAAGGTTTGAAG agTTTGCAACAAGAAGTGACATATCTTTCCCATGCTTTGCAAGAGGAACGTTTTAGATGCGAGCGTCTGGAAGaacaaattaatgatttaaCCGAACTGCACCAAAATGAAGTAGAAAACTTGAAACAAACTATAACAGATATGGAAGAAAAAGTGCAATATCAAAGTGAAGATCGATTAAGGGACATACACGAAATGTTGGAAAGTTGCCAaactaaaatttgtaaaatggaacatcaacaacaacaacatcaaCAATATGTCACTTTAGAGGGTCTGGATAATAGCAATGCAAGAGCGTTGGTTGTAAAGCTCATAAATGTAGTATTAACTGTGTTGCAAGTTATTCTACTTCTTGTTGCAACAGGTGCTGGTATAATGATGCCTTTCCTTAGGACCAG TTGTACTAAGCCTCATTGTTTCATGTGCAGGGTGCGCATATTAACAACTACGTTTGTTGTATTGGGCATAGTATTTGTGCTCAAACAATGGCCTGAGGTTCACGACGTCGGCAGTCACCTCATGCGCCATCTTAAACAGACTCTCGCCGTTAAGTAG
- the LOC132909889 gene encoding transmembrane and coiled-coil domains protein 2 isoform X5: MANLMITTSSKNSSRSTSPNRGNTLTSPQQFSATLEHISKARNASLSQTGEGSTGSGSSGGGGSFSMKGSRQKSPGTVIRVDAMDEPNTNLITAEQDEFVPNIHLPADDEGEQYHATQSFLSNGSSELITDDVDSNSARVCQAIEHIQSKIAKTRELIRIEQTTRDENVNEYLKLAANADKQQLTRIKAVFEKKNQKSAHSISQLQKKLDSYTKKLKHYELNGAPTSHRQPREVLRDMGQGLKNVGGNIRVGISGFSGSVMSKPREFAHLIKNKFGSADNINTLSHGSTFYVNDTPRAGNGDNASVEDEKAHHGSATLPGGCSLGSTHSAAAMKFPSEEGSECSSVTSESGPGSRGQAHTCHSSNNAALSLKSIFSELQEHRENLERMKDKLEGLKSLQQEVTYLSHALQEERFRCERLEEQINDLTELHQNEVENLKQTITDMEEKVQYQSEDRLRDIHEMLESCQTKICKMEHQQQQHQQYVTLEGLDNSNARALVVKLINVVLTVLQVILLLVATGAGIMMPFLRTSCTKPHCFMCRVRILTTTFVVLGIVFVLKQWPEVHDVGSHLMRHLKQTLAVK, encoded by the exons ATGGCTAATTTGATGATAACTACGTCAAGTAAGAATAGTTCACGCAGTACATCACCTAACAGAGGAAATACATTGACCTCACCTCAGCAATTTTCAGCTACTTTGGAACATATTTCAAAAGCACGTAATGCTTCACT TTCCCAAACAGGGGAGGGTAGTACAGGCAGTGGAAGTAGTGGTGGTGGAGGCAGCTTCAGCATGAAAGGTAGTAGGCAAAAATCACCAGGAACTGTGATTCGAGTAGATGCTATGGATGAACCAAATACCAATTTAATCACTGCCGAACAAGACGAGTTTGTGCCAAATATTCACCTACCAGCCGATGATGAAGGA GAACAATATCATGCAACACAATCGTTCCTATCAAATGGCTCCTCTGAATTAATAACTGATGATGTTGACTCTAACTCTGCTCGTGTTTGTCAAGCTATTGAGCATATCCAAAGTAAAATTGCTAAAACACGAGAACTTATAAGAATAGAACAAACCACACGTGATG aaaatgtaaatgaatatcTAAAATTAGCTGCCAATGCAGACAAGCAACAGCTTACTCGAATCAAAGCagtatttgaaaagaaaaatcaaaaatcAGCGCACAGTATTTCTCAGCTCCAAAAAAAATTGGATAGTTAcacaaaaaaattaaaacattatgAATTAAATGGTGCACCTACAAGTCACAGACAACCCAGAGAAGTGCTTCGGGATATGGGACAAGGACTTAA AAACGTGGGTGGCAATATTAGGGTTGGAATCAGTGGTTTTTCAGG AAGTGTAATGTCCAAACCAAGAGAATTTgcacatttaataaaaaacaaatttggAAGTGCAGATAACATAAATACTTTATCTC ATGGCTCAACTTTTTATGTAAACGATACACCGCGTGCAGGTAATGGAGATAACGCTAGTGTTGAAGATGAAAAGGCTCATCATGGATCAGCGACGCTGCCTGGTGGTTGTAGTTTGGGATCAACTCATAGTGCTGCGGCAATGAAATTTCCATCCGAAGAAGGATCCGAATGCTCTAGTGTTACAAGTGAAAGCGGACCTGGTAGTAGGGGACAAGCACACACATGTCACAGTAGTAATAATGCTGCACTTAGTCTTAAATCTATTTTCTCAGAACTACAAGAACATAGAGAGAATTTGGAGAGAATGAAAGATAAATTAGAAGGTTTGAAG agTTTGCAACAAGAAGTGACATATCTTTCCCATGCTTTGCAAGAGGAACGTTTTAGATGCGAGCGTCTGGAAGaacaaattaatgatttaaCCGAACTGCACCAAAATGAAGTAGAAAACTTGAAACAAACTATAACAGATATGGAAGAAAAAGTGCAATATCAAAGTGAAGATCGATTAAGGGACATACACGAAATGTTGGAAAGTTGCCAaactaaaatttgtaaaatggaacatcaacaacaacaacatcaaCAATATGTCACTTTAGAGGGTCTGGATAATAGCAATGCAAGAGCGTTGGTTGTAAAGCTCATAAATGTAGTATTAACTGTGTTGCAAGTTATTCTACTTCTTGTTGCAACAGGTGCTGGTATAATGATGCCTTTCCTTAGGACCAG TTGTACTAAGCCTCATTGTTTCATGTGCAGGGTGCGCATATTAACAACTACGTTTGTTGTATTGGGCATAGTATTTGTGCTCAAACAATGGCCTGAGGTTCACGACGTCGGCAGTCACCTCATGCGCCATCTTAAACAGACTCTCGCCGTTAAGTAG
- the LOC132909889 gene encoding transmembrane and coiled-coil domains protein 2 isoform X3, producing the protein MNFDARQFVIFFKINIFAKGMANLMITTSSKNSSRSTSPNRGNTLTSPQQFSATLEHISKARNASLSQTGEGSTGSGSSGGGGSFSMKGSRQKSPGTVIRVDAMDEPNTNLITAEQDEFVPNIHLPADDEGEQYHATQSFLSNGSSELITDDVDSNSARVCQAIEHIQSKIAKTRELIRIEQTTRDENVNEYLKLAANADKQQLTRIKAVFEKKNQKSAHSISQLQKKLDSYTKKLKHYELNGAPTSHRQPREVLRDMGQGLKNVGGNIRVGISGFSGSVMSKPREFAHLIKNKFGSADNINTLSRNGDNASVEDEKAHHGSATLPGGCSLGSTHSAAAMKFPSEEGSECSSVTSESGPGSRGQAHTCHSSNNAALSLKSIFSELQEHRENLERMKDKLEGLKSLQQEVTYLSHALQEERFRCERLEEQINDLTELHQNEVENLKQTITDMEEKVQYQSEDRLRDIHEMLESCQTKICKMEHQQQQHQQYVTLEGLDNSNARALVVKLINVVLTVLQVILLLVATGAGIMMPFLRTSCTKPHCFMCRVRILTTTFVVLGIVFVLKQWPEVHDVGSHLMRHLKQTLAVK; encoded by the exons atgaattttgatGCTAgacaatttgttattttcttcaaaataaatatttttg CAAAAGGAATGGCTAATTTGATGATAACTACGTCAAGTAAGAATAGTTCACGCAGTACATCACCTAACAGAGGAAATACATTGACCTCACCTCAGCAATTTTCAGCTACTTTGGAACATATTTCAAAAGCACGTAATGCTTCACT TTCCCAAACAGGGGAGGGTAGTACAGGCAGTGGAAGTAGTGGTGGTGGAGGCAGCTTCAGCATGAAAGGTAGTAGGCAAAAATCACCAGGAACTGTGATTCGAGTAGATGCTATGGATGAACCAAATACCAATTTAATCACTGCCGAACAAGACGAGTTTGTGCCAAATATTCACCTACCAGCCGATGATGAAGGA GAACAATATCATGCAACACAATCGTTCCTATCAAATGGCTCCTCTGAATTAATAACTGATGATGTTGACTCTAACTCTGCTCGTGTTTGTCAAGCTATTGAGCATATCCAAAGTAAAATTGCTAAAACACGAGAACTTATAAGAATAGAACAAACCACACGTGATG aaaatgtaaatgaatatcTAAAATTAGCTGCCAATGCAGACAAGCAACAGCTTACTCGAATCAAAGCagtatttgaaaagaaaaatcaaaaatcAGCGCACAGTATTTCTCAGCTCCAAAAAAAATTGGATAGTTAcacaaaaaaattaaaacattatgAATTAAATGGTGCACCTACAAGTCACAGACAACCCAGAGAAGTGCTTCGGGATATGGGACAAGGACTTAA AAACGTGGGTGGCAATATTAGGGTTGGAATCAGTGGTTTTTCAGG AAGTGTAATGTCCAAACCAAGAGAATTTgcacatttaataaaaaacaaatttggAAGTGCAGATAACATAAATACTTTATCTC GTAATGGAGATAACGCTAGTGTTGAAGATGAAAAGGCTCATCATGGATCAGCGACGCTGCCTGGTGGTTGTAGTTTGGGATCAACTCATAGTGCTGCGGCAATGAAATTTCCATCCGAAGAAGGATCCGAATGCTCTAGTGTTACAAGTGAAAGCGGACCTGGTAGTAGGGGACAAGCACACACATGTCACAGTAGTAATAATGCTGCACTTAGTCTTAAATCTATTTTCTCAGAACTACAAGAACATAGAGAGAATTTGGAGAGAATGAAAGATAAATTAGAAGGTTTGAAG agTTTGCAACAAGAAGTGACATATCTTTCCCATGCTTTGCAAGAGGAACGTTTTAGATGCGAGCGTCTGGAAGaacaaattaatgatttaaCCGAACTGCACCAAAATGAAGTAGAAAACTTGAAACAAACTATAACAGATATGGAAGAAAAAGTGCAATATCAAAGTGAAGATCGATTAAGGGACATACACGAAATGTTGGAAAGTTGCCAaactaaaatttgtaaaatggaacatcaacaacaacaacatcaaCAATATGTCACTTTAGAGGGTCTGGATAATAGCAATGCAAGAGCGTTGGTTGTAAAGCTCATAAATGTAGTATTAACTGTGTTGCAAGTTATTCTACTTCTTGTTGCAACAGGTGCTGGTATAATGATGCCTTTCCTTAGGACCAG TTGTACTAAGCCTCATTGTTTCATGTGCAGGGTGCGCATATTAACAACTACGTTTGTTGTATTGGGCATAGTATTTGTGCTCAAACAATGGCCTGAGGTTCACGACGTCGGCAGTCACCTCATGCGCCATCTTAAACAGACTCTCGCCGTTAAGTAG
- the LOC132909889 gene encoding transmembrane and coiled-coil domains protein 2 isoform X6 — protein MNFDARQFVIFFKINIFAKGMANLMITTSSKNSSRSTSPNRGNTLTSPQQFSATLEHISKARNASLSQTGEGSTGSGSSGGGGSFSMKGSRQKSPGTVIRVDAMDEPNTNLITAEQDEFVPNIHLPADDEGEQYHATQSFLSNGSSELITDDVDSNSARVCQAIEHIQSKIAKTRELIRIEQTTRDENVNEYLKLAANADKQQLTRIKAVFEKKNQKSAHSISQLQKKLDSYTKKLKHYELNGAPTSHRQPREVLRDMGQGLKSVMSKPREFAHLIKNKFGSADNINTLSRNGDNASVEDEKAHHGSATLPGGCSLGSTHSAAAMKFPSEEGSECSSVTSESGPGSRGQAHTCHSSNNAALSLKSIFSELQEHRENLERMKDKLEGLKSLQQEVTYLSHALQEERFRCERLEEQINDLTELHQNEVENLKQTITDMEEKVQYQSEDRLRDIHEMLESCQTKICKMEHQQQQHQQYVTLEGLDNSNARALVVKLINVVLTVLQVILLLVATGAGIMMPFLRTSCTKPHCFMCRVRILTTTFVVLGIVFVLKQWPEVHDVGSHLMRHLKQTLAVK, from the exons atgaattttgatGCTAgacaatttgttattttcttcaaaataaatatttttg CAAAAGGAATGGCTAATTTGATGATAACTACGTCAAGTAAGAATAGTTCACGCAGTACATCACCTAACAGAGGAAATACATTGACCTCACCTCAGCAATTTTCAGCTACTTTGGAACATATTTCAAAAGCACGTAATGCTTCACT TTCCCAAACAGGGGAGGGTAGTACAGGCAGTGGAAGTAGTGGTGGTGGAGGCAGCTTCAGCATGAAAGGTAGTAGGCAAAAATCACCAGGAACTGTGATTCGAGTAGATGCTATGGATGAACCAAATACCAATTTAATCACTGCCGAACAAGACGAGTTTGTGCCAAATATTCACCTACCAGCCGATGATGAAGGA GAACAATATCATGCAACACAATCGTTCCTATCAAATGGCTCCTCTGAATTAATAACTGATGATGTTGACTCTAACTCTGCTCGTGTTTGTCAAGCTATTGAGCATATCCAAAGTAAAATTGCTAAAACACGAGAACTTATAAGAATAGAACAAACCACACGTGATG aaaatgtaaatgaatatcTAAAATTAGCTGCCAATGCAGACAAGCAACAGCTTACTCGAATCAAAGCagtatttgaaaagaaaaatcaaaaatcAGCGCACAGTATTTCTCAGCTCCAAAAAAAATTGGATAGTTAcacaaaaaaattaaaacattatgAATTAAATGGTGCACCTACAAGTCACAGACAACCCAGAGAAGTGCTTCGGGATATGGGACAAGGACTTAA AAGTGTAATGTCCAAACCAAGAGAATTTgcacatttaataaaaaacaaatttggAAGTGCAGATAACATAAATACTTTATCTC GTAATGGAGATAACGCTAGTGTTGAAGATGAAAAGGCTCATCATGGATCAGCGACGCTGCCTGGTGGTTGTAGTTTGGGATCAACTCATAGTGCTGCGGCAATGAAATTTCCATCCGAAGAAGGATCCGAATGCTCTAGTGTTACAAGTGAAAGCGGACCTGGTAGTAGGGGACAAGCACACACATGTCACAGTAGTAATAATGCTGCACTTAGTCTTAAATCTATTTTCTCAGAACTACAAGAACATAGAGAGAATTTGGAGAGAATGAAAGATAAATTAGAAGGTTTGAAG agTTTGCAACAAGAAGTGACATATCTTTCCCATGCTTTGCAAGAGGAACGTTTTAGATGCGAGCGTCTGGAAGaacaaattaatgatttaaCCGAACTGCACCAAAATGAAGTAGAAAACTTGAAACAAACTATAACAGATATGGAAGAAAAAGTGCAATATCAAAGTGAAGATCGATTAAGGGACATACACGAAATGTTGGAAAGTTGCCAaactaaaatttgtaaaatggaacatcaacaacaacaacatcaaCAATATGTCACTTTAGAGGGTCTGGATAATAGCAATGCAAGAGCGTTGGTTGTAAAGCTCATAAATGTAGTATTAACTGTGTTGCAAGTTATTCTACTTCTTGTTGCAACAGGTGCTGGTATAATGATGCCTTTCCTTAGGACCAG TTGTACTAAGCCTCATTGTTTCATGTGCAGGGTGCGCATATTAACAACTACGTTTGTTGTATTGGGCATAGTATTTGTGCTCAAACAATGGCCTGAGGTTCACGACGTCGGCAGTCACCTCATGCGCCATCTTAAACAGACTCTCGCCGTTAAGTAG